In the genome of uncultured Campylobacter sp., one region contains:
- a CDS encoding glycosyltransferase — MNILYISDSYLSLSVFKSQVHTICNYHSKKHNVTLLALCNIHDIKQEKPKDALYELIKLYRYPKMFIPIINRLRAFSSKNILNKILNSADLIHCRGHVSSAFAINLLKMLKIDKPIIADIRGVIGEELLNRETLLSKFYCTRTKIIERYVFKYCDYLFFVSHNMQKYYMDKYGFKQHSAVFPTIVDEKLFYVSSEKRNIIRKQLKISERLCYVYVGGVDYWQNLDKILLKFDKINKENKTKFFFIVLTNNKQWVFDFSHKNNIELDNFYIDSLPYDKVPLYLNAADFGVIIRNDDLINFVASPTKINEYLACGLKIINDLDQIGVNQKFLNVEYRDIESIISEQDSIYSALLIDKTTEIKE, encoded by the coding sequence AGTCCACACAATTTGTAATTATCACTCGAAAAAACATAATGTTACGCTTCTAGCTTTATGCAATATCCATGATATTAAACAAGAAAAACCGAAAGACGCCCTTTATGAGCTAATTAAACTTTACCGTTATCCAAAAATGTTTATTCCGATAATTAATCGGCTTAGGGCATTTTCTTCAAAAAATATTTTAAATAAAATTTTAAATAGCGCAGATCTTATACACTGCAGAGGGCACGTCAGTTCGGCCTTTGCTATTAATTTATTAAAGATGCTTAAAATAGATAAGCCTATTATTGCAGATATCAGAGGCGTTATAGGCGAGGAGCTTTTAAATCGGGAAACGCTACTGTCTAAATTTTATTGTACTCGGACGAAAATTATAGAGAGGTATGTTTTTAAATATTGTGATTACCTATTTTTTGTATCCCATAATATGCAAAAATACTATATGGACAAATACGGCTTTAAACAGCATAGTGCAGTATTTCCTACGATTGTAGACGAGAAGTTATTCTACGTTTCTTCTGAAAAAAGAAATATTATAAGAAAGCAGCTTAAAATATCTGAGAGATTGTGCTATGTCTATGTCGGTGGGGTTGATTATTGGCAAAATCTAGATAAAATTTTATTAAAATTTGATAAGATAAACAAAGAAAATAAAACAAAATTTTTCTTTATAGTCCTTACCAATAATAAACAGTGGGTATTTGATTTTTCCCATAAAAACAATATCGAACTAGATAATTTTTACATTGATAGTCTCCCTTACGATAAGGTGCCTCTATATCTTAATGCCGCTGACTTTGGAGTCATTATAAGAAATGACGATCTTATAAATTTTGTCGCATCTCCAACGAAAATAAATGAATATTTGGCATGCGGACTTAAAATTATAAATGATTTGGACCAAATAGGCGTAAATCAAAAATTTTTAAATGTAGAGTATAGAGACATTGAAAGCATAATTAGCGAGCAGGATTCCATTTATTCTGCGCTTTTAATAGATAAAACTACTGAGATCAAAGAATGA
- a CDS encoding glycosyltransferase, whose product MKILFITLRADHGGGPKHVDLLINNLSSEIEIYLACPQDRPYYDLWSKSKKIKDIFTLPHRKFSAKKLLGLNKFIKDNDIKIIHSHGKGAGIYSRMLKILNPGLKIVHTLHGVHIGEYGFLKKSAYIFLERFLTLFTDKFINVSNSENSVCLKLKLFKKSKSEIVYNGIKALLKDDNAKIKFDLSGKRVVTTISRFDYAKNMSLAYEIAKKFKDKSSIVFLWLGDGDDRAKFESMAQKDGVNIIFTGFTDEVPAYLSATDIYLSTSRWEGLPYALIEAQSLSIPIVATNVVGNNEVVENGKSGFLFEDAQQACRDIEILLNDEKIYGKMRGEALLNFKDKFNIGAMIRKVEKIYEQIFENRSTREPQ is encoded by the coding sequence ATGAAAATTTTATTTATCACGCTTAGAGCTGATCACGGCGGCGGCCCAAAACACGTCGATCTACTTATAAATAATTTATCTAGCGAGATAGAGATATATCTTGCTTGTCCGCAAGATAGGCCCTATTATGATCTGTGGAGCAAGTCAAAAAAGATTAAAGATATATTTACCCTGCCGCATAGAAAATTTAGTGCGAAAAAGCTCCTTGGACTGAATAAATTCATAAAAGATAACGATATAAAAATAATTCATTCCCACGGTAAGGGTGCTGGTATCTATTCGCGGATGCTTAAAATTTTAAATCCAGGGCTAAAAATAGTCCATACTTTACACGGCGTTCATATCGGAGAATACGGCTTTTTAAAAAAGAGCGCGTATATTTTTTTGGAGCGATTTTTAACGCTATTTACCGATAAATTTATAAATGTGTCAAATAGCGAAAATAGCGTTTGTTTAAAGCTTAAATTGTTTAAAAAAAGCAAGAGTGAGATCGTATATAACGGCATAAAAGCTCTTTTGAAAGACGATAACGCCAAGATAAAATTTGATCTGTCAGGAAAAAGGGTAGTTACGACCATTTCGAGATTTGACTACGCAAAAAATATGAGTTTGGCGTACGAGATAGCCAAAAAATTTAAAGACAAATCAAGTATCGTTTTTTTATGGCTCGGAGACGGCGACGATAGGGCAAAATTTGAATCTATGGCGCAAAAAGACGGCGTAAATATAATCTTTACGGGCTTTACCGACGAAGTGCCCGCGTATCTATCCGCTACGGACATCTACCTGTCTACATCCAGGTGGGAGGGGCTGCCTTATGCGCTCATAGAGGCGCAGTCGCTCAGTATCCCTATAGTGGCGACAAACGTTGTGGGAAATAACGAGGTTGTAGAAAACGGCAAAAGCGGATTTTTGTTTGAGGACGCACAGCAGGCGTGTCGGGATATAGAAATTTTATTAAACGATGAGAAAATATACGGTAAAATGCGAGGCGAAGCATTGCTAAATTTTAAAGATAAATTTAATATCGGCGCTATGATTCGTAAAGTGGAAAAAATTTACGAGCAGATATTTGAAAATAGATCAACTAGGGAGCCGCAATGA
- a CDS encoding glycosyltransferase family 4 protein, translating to MKKALIHDWFSTYAGAEKCVESFTNIWDDFEIYSLIDFLKGADRDKILKGKHAHTSFIQKLPFAKDKYRNYLPLFPLAIEQFDLSGYDVVLSSSHAVAKGVLTHSNQLHIAYVHTPIRYAWDLYHQYLRESGLDRGLKGMLAKYFLHKIRLWDASTANRVDHYIANSRYIARRIKKTYGKPSDVIYPPVDVDKFKLREAKEEFYLTASRMVPYKKIDLIVEAFSQTDKKLLVIGDGPDMAKIKSKAGKNVELLGFADDETMADLMGRAKAFVFAAEEDFGITPVEAQACGTPVICFGRGGARETVRDGESGLYFMEQNAKELLAAVAKFEQNYDKFEPTKIRENSLKFSRARFEAEIKSYVEKKYEEFKDGLND from the coding sequence ATGAAAAAAGCCCTTATCCACGACTGGTTTAGTACCTATGCGGGCGCGGAGAAATGCGTCGAGAGTTTTACTAATATCTGGGATGATTTTGAAATTTACAGCCTCATCGACTTTTTAAAGGGTGCCGACCGAGATAAAATTTTAAAAGGCAAGCACGCTCACACGAGCTTTATCCAGAAGCTGCCCTTTGCAAAGGACAAATACCGCAACTACCTGCCGCTATTTCCGCTTGCGATTGAGCAGTTTGATCTAAGTGGCTACGACGTCGTGCTGTCTAGCTCGCACGCCGTCGCAAAGGGTGTGCTGACGCACTCAAATCAGCTTCACATTGCCTATGTACACACGCCGATCCGCTACGCGTGGGATCTCTATCATCAGTACTTGCGCGAAAGCGGGCTAGATCGCGGTTTAAAGGGCATGCTGGCGAAGTATTTTTTACATAAAATTAGGCTTTGGGATGCGAGCACCGCAAACCGCGTGGATCACTACATCGCAAACAGCCGCTACATCGCGCGCCGTATAAAAAAAACCTACGGCAAGCCTAGCGACGTCATCTATCCGCCCGTGGACGTGGATAAATTTAAGCTGCGCGAAGCTAAAGAGGAGTTTTACCTCACCGCCTCGCGCATGGTGCCGTATAAAAAGATCGATCTTATCGTAGAGGCATTTTCGCAGACTGATAAAAAGCTGCTCGTTATCGGCGATGGTCCCGATATGGCAAAAATAAAATCAAAAGCGGGCAAAAATGTCGAACTTTTGGGCTTCGCAGATGATGAAACGATGGCGGATCTTATGGGGCGGGCTAAGGCATTTGTTTTTGCCGCAGAGGAGGACTTCGGCATTACGCCGGTGGAGGCGCAGGCATGCGGTACGCCGGTGATCTGCTTTGGGCGCGGCGGCGCTCGCGAGACGGTGCGCGATGGCGAGAGCGGGCTGTATTTTATGGAGCAAAACGCAAAGGAGCTGCTCGCCGCCGTAGCTAAATTTGAGCAAAATTATGATAAATTTGAGCCTACAAAAATCAGAGAAAATTCTTTAAAATTTTCGCGCGCGCGCTTTGAAGCCGAGATCAAAAGCTACGTCGAGAAAAAATATGAGGAATTTAAGGACGGCCTAAATGACTAA
- a CDS encoding mannose-1-phosphate guanylyltransferase/mannose-6-phosphate isomerase gives MTNIILSGGSGTRLWPISRTLMPKQFVRLFDDRSLFMMSYERNSPLCERTLVVSNEQQYFLALDQLEALGARGVKFLLEPVGRNTAPAIALACLSLKVEEIVFVTPSDHLIRDEAAYKNSVLRARELAKQGFLVTFGIKPADANTGYGYIEASGEDVLKFHEKPELAAAQSYIAAGNFYWNSGMFMFKAGVFLNELKARSPEIYEACVRAHENSNAENPIRIKLGDMQEIPADSIDYAVMERTSLAKVVPADIGWSDLGSFDSLDAELPKDANGNTASEQNITLNSKNNLIIGSGRTIAAVDVEDLAIVDTKDALLVCKKGSTQKVKQVVERLGDSDLARVHVTTHRPWGSYTVLEDERGYKIKRIVVKPGKRLSLQKHYHRNEHWIVVSGTATVTVGERNFLLRENESTFIRMGEVHRLANEGKIPVVLIEAQVGSYTGEDDIVRLQDDFNRS, from the coding sequence ATGACTAATATAATCCTAAGCGGCGGCAGCGGCACGAGGTTGTGGCCCATCAGTCGCACGCTTATGCCAAAGCAGTTCGTGCGCCTCTTTGACGATCGCTCGCTTTTTATGATGAGCTACGAGCGAAACTCCCCGCTATGTGAGCGCACGCTCGTCGTCTCGAACGAGCAGCAGTATTTTTTGGCGCTCGATCAGCTTGAGGCCCTAGGCGCGCGCGGCGTAAAATTTCTTCTCGAGCCCGTCGGTAGAAACACAGCTCCTGCGATCGCGCTTGCGTGTTTGAGCTTAAAGGTCGAGGAGATCGTTTTTGTAACGCCGAGCGATCATCTAATTAGAGATGAGGCGGCGTATAAAAACAGCGTCTTGCGCGCACGCGAGCTTGCAAAGCAGGGATTTTTGGTGACGTTTGGTATCAAGCCAGCGGATGCAAATACGGGCTACGGCTATATCGAAGCTAGCGGCGAGGACGTGTTGAAATTTCACGAAAAGCCTGAGCTTGCGGCAGCGCAAAGCTACATAGCGGCGGGGAATTTTTACTGGAACAGCGGCATGTTTATGTTTAAAGCTGGCGTATTTTTAAACGAGCTAAAAGCGCGTAGCCCCGAAATTTACGAAGCCTGCGTTCGTGCACACGAAAATTCTAACGCGGAAAATCCGATTAGAATTAAACTAGGCGATATGCAAGAGATCCCCGCAGATAGCATCGACTACGCGGTTATGGAGCGCACGAGCCTTGCTAAGGTCGTGCCCGCAGACATCGGCTGGAGCGATCTGGGAAGCTTCGATAGCTTGGACGCCGAGCTGCCTAAAGACGCGAACGGCAACACTGCAAGCGAGCAAAATATTACTCTAAATTCTAAAAACAATCTCATCATCGGCTCAGGCCGCACGATAGCCGCCGTAGACGTCGAGGATCTCGCTATCGTCGATACTAAAGACGCTCTGCTCGTATGCAAAAAAGGCTCTACCCAAAAGGTAAAGCAGGTGGTGGAGCGGCTCGGAGATAGCGATCTAGCGCGCGTGCATGTAACGACGCACCGCCCGTGGGGCAGCTACACGGTGCTCGAAGATGAGCGCGGCTACAAGATCAAGCGCATCGTCGTTAAGCCCGGCAAGCGGCTATCGCTGCAAAAGCACTACCATCGCAACGAGCACTGGATCGTCGTTAGCGGCACTGCGACCGTGACTGTGGGCGAGCGAAATTTCTTGCTGCGCGAGAATGAATCGACGTTCATTAGGATGGGCGAGGTTCATCGTCTCGCAAACGAGGGCAAGATCCCCGTCGTGCTAATCGAAGCTCAAGTTGGCAGCTATACCGGCGAGGACGATATCGTGCGCCTGCAAGATGATTTTAATAGGAGCTAG
- a CDS encoding sugar transferase, with protein MKKQLCVLIILAVDIFGIWLCFGLAVVLKNLLYGDSVLLDIGRYQGFAPSYVIMIFLFFYQGIYSRRYDFWHESRILVKSCFLGLLLSLALLALIKVNYEFSRASFILSFAFMAVVLPLFKLVTKKKLFKFGLWRKRAKILGEGEEFESAVLESAYLGYVRALGGDYDVLFIGGSRLDAKALNELIEHNIRKNKEILFTPVLRSYDFTQTDIYSVFASRTSLFAIRNSLKSPLNLALKRGLDLALIFLALPLLVPIFGIIALMMKLKEPAGRIFFSHQRMGFGGKPFGCLKFRSMKENGDEILSQYLKQNPQEVEYFEKYHKYEHDPRITKLGDFLRKSSLDELPQLINVLKGEMSIVGPRPCAQYERKDMGEYADLILAVKPGITGLWQVSGRSDVDFATRAGMDTWYMKNWSIWNDIVIILKTFKVVLAREGAS; from the coding sequence ATGAAAAAGCAACTCTGTGTTTTGATAATCTTGGCAGTTGATATTTTCGGCATCTGGCTTTGCTTCGGGCTTGCCGTGGTGCTTAAAAATCTGCTCTATGGCGATAGCGTGCTGCTGGATATCGGCAGGTATCAGGGCTTCGCGCCGTCCTACGTCATAATGATATTTCTATTTTTCTATCAGGGGATCTATTCGAGGCGATATGATTTTTGGCACGAGAGTAGAATTTTAGTAAAAAGCTGCTTCTTGGGGCTTTTGCTAAGCCTAGCGCTACTTGCTTTAATCAAAGTCAATTACGAATTTTCGCGCGCCAGCTTTATTTTGAGCTTTGCCTTTATGGCGGTGGTTTTGCCGCTTTTTAAGCTCGTAACGAAAAAGAAGCTTTTTAAATTTGGATTATGGCGAAAGAGGGCGAAAATTTTAGGCGAGGGCGAGGAGTTTGAGAGCGCCGTCTTAGAAAGCGCGTATTTAGGATATGTTAGAGCTCTTGGCGGCGATTACGACGTGTTGTTTATAGGAGGAAGCAGGCTTGATGCGAAAGCCTTGAATGAGCTTATCGAGCATAATATCAGAAAAAACAAAGAAATTTTATTCACCCCCGTGTTACGCTCATATGATTTCACGCAGACGGATATTTACAGCGTTTTTGCTTCGCGCACCAGCCTCTTTGCGATACGAAATTCTTTGAAAAGCCCTTTAAATTTAGCTCTTAAACGCGGGCTTGATTTAGCGCTAATTTTCTTAGCACTTCCTTTGCTGGTGCCGATTTTTGGCATAATCGCGCTAATGATGAAGCTAAAAGAGCCCGCGGGGCGCATATTTTTTTCGCATCAAAGGATGGGATTTGGCGGCAAGCCGTTTGGGTGTCTGAAATTTCGCTCGATGAAAGAAAACGGCGATGAAATTTTATCTCAGTACCTAAAGCAAAATCCGCAAGAGGTGGAGTATTTTGAAAAATATCACAAATACGAGCACGATCCGCGCATCACGAAGCTGGGCGATTTTTTGCGCAAAAGTTCGTTAGATGAGCTTCCGCAGCTGATCAACGTCCTAAAGGGCGAAATGAGCATCGTAGGCCCTCGCCCGTGCGCGCAATACGAGCGCAAAGATATGGGCGAATACGCTGATCTCATACTCGCCGTCAAGCCCGGTATCACGGGGCTTTGGCAGGTGAGCGGGCGCAGCGATGTGGATTTTGCGACCAGGGCGGGCATGGATACGTGGTATATGAAAAACTGGTCGATCTGGAACGACATCGTCATTATTTTAAAAACCTTCAAAGTCGTTTTAGCACGTGAAGGGGCAAGCTGA
- a CDS encoding lipid-binding SYLF domain-containing protein — MKKFLLLASVALCGLLHADVVANQEVIAATNVVRSFVAANNFGTDERYLTSAKAVAILTDVKRLAAGASLQYGDGIFSVKGENGEWSSPIFIKYKGYGVGLQAGYETSDIVMIFHTTKSYQDIFTGTDTLEINVGAAAGGVGRRTGRATDLPDISAWMVSPGEQTGVYLGVSIDNGRITIDDQLTNDFYERIYDYEDILNDSPRANKYAKRWKEVMRKYFTNGEKYGASSSAAIPVNHVQKKYPDGKPIISNRSPRTHAKATRSKKAKKAK; from the coding sequence ATGAAAAAGTTTTTGCTTCTAGCATCTGTTGCACTTTGCGGTCTTTTGCACGCGGACGTCGTGGCAAATCAAGAGGTTATAGCAGCGACTAACGTTGTTAGATCTTTCGTAGCGGCTAATAACTTCGGCACCGATGAGCGCTATCTAACCAGCGCCAAAGCCGTCGCAATCCTAACCGACGTAAAACGTTTAGCTGCGGGCGCATCGCTGCAGTACGGCGATGGAATTTTTAGCGTCAAAGGCGAGAATGGTGAGTGGAGTTCGCCGATTTTTATCAAATATAAAGGCTATGGCGTAGGCTTACAAGCAGGCTATGAGACGAGCGACATCGTGATGATCTTTCATACTACGAAGTCATATCAAGACATTTTTACTGGCACAGATACCCTTGAGATCAATGTAGGTGCTGCGGCTGGCGGCGTAGGTAGAAGAACTGGTCGAGCAACTGATCTGCCTGATATTTCTGCATGGATGGTAAGCCCGGGCGAGCAAACAGGCGTCTACCTAGGCGTATCGATTGACAACGGCAGAATCACTATCGACGATCAACTAACTAACGACTTCTATGAGAGAATTTACGACTATGAGGACATCTTAAATGACTCTCCGCGCGCGAATAAATACGCAAAAAGATGGAAAGAAGTGATGAGGAAGTATTTCACAAACGGCGAGAAATACGGTGCTAGCAGCAGTGCGGCGATACCTGTAAATCACGTGCAGAAAAAATATCCTGACGGTAAGCCGATCATCTCAAACCGCTCTCCTAGAACTCATGCTAAGGCTACGCGAAGCAAAAAGGCTAAAAAAGCAAAATAA
- a CDS encoding M23 family metallopeptidase — MKFLAIFALLTIKIFALDIVNGDVIILKLDKSTTELSFGLKQIPLITAPNSSDKIAVLAANYRAKGDFSLRIVDQSGSREQIVALKKGEYKKETLSVAPGKVKPPKEAAARIKKELDEANAIYAITTPRYLFSTPFELPLNSKITSAFGNARTFNGELKSYHSGTDYRAAVGTAVRAANDGVVVIAKDRYYAGGSVVIDHGGGIYSQYYHLSEIKVALGDHVHKGDEIALSGESGRVSGPHLHFGIAINGVSVNPLSFVAKFNEVVFGER, encoded by the coding sequence ATGAAATTTCTAGCTATTTTTGCACTTTTGACGATCAAAATTTTCGCTTTAGACATAGTAAATGGTGATGTTATTATCTTAAAATTAGATAAAAGCACAACCGAGTTGAGCTTTGGCTTAAAGCAAATTCCTCTCATCACGGCTCCAAATTCTAGCGATAAAATCGCCGTTTTAGCAGCGAATTACCGTGCTAAGGGAGATTTCTCACTGCGAATAGTAGATCAAAGCGGCAGCCGCGAGCAGATCGTCGCTTTGAAAAAGGGCGAGTACAAAAAAGAGACCTTAAGCGTCGCTCCTGGCAAAGTTAAACCGCCCAAAGAAGCCGCCGCGCGTATCAAAAAAGAGCTCGACGAAGCCAACGCGATCTATGCGATTACCACGCCGCGCTATCTTTTTTCCACGCCGTTTGAGCTGCCTTTAAACTCCAAAATAACCTCTGCATTCGGCAATGCCCGCACCTTTAATGGCGAGCTTAAAAGCTATCACAGCGGCACCGATTATCGCGCCGCAGTAGGCACTGCGGTGCGCGCCGCCAATGACGGCGTCGTAGTCATCGCCAAAGACCGCTACTACGCCGGCGGTTCGGTTGTGATCGATCACGGCGGCGGCATCTATTCGCAGTACTATCATCTAAGCGAGATCAAAGTGGCGCTTGGCGATCACGTTCACAAAGGCGATGAAATCGCACTTTCGGGCGAGAGCGGTAGAGTCAGCGGCCCGCATCTGCACTTCGGCATCGCGATCAACGGCGTGAGCGTCAATCCGCTAAGCTTCGTCGCTAAATTTAATGAAGTGGTTTTTGGCGAGCGCTAA
- a CDS encoding methylated-DNA--[protein]-cysteine S-methyltransferase yields the protein MQKAFFNSPIGMLEICDDEIGICSIDWVKSSVCGPNDEIFKKHDAEPKLGFVCATDDKGRDLKLSDLRKNLALCTDELSAYFRGELESFSVKLSQNGTQFQKSVWSALLEIPYGEVVTYGELAAAIGRPHASRAVGGANGKNKIPIIVPCHRVVASGGLGGYSGAGGVATKAWLLNFERESLAKFGK from the coding sequence ATGCAAAAAGCCTTTTTTAATTCGCCTATTGGAATGCTTGAAATTTGTGATGACGAGATCGGGATCTGCAGTATCGACTGGGTCAAAAGCTCTGTCTGCGGGCCCAATGATGAGATCTTTAAAAAACACGACGCAGAGCCTAAATTGGGCTTTGTGTGTGCTACGGATGATAAAGGACGCGATTTAAAGCTTAGTGATTTAAGAAAGAATTTGGCTCTTTGCACCGACGAGCTTAGCGCCTATTTTAGGGGCGAGCTTGAGAGCTTTAGCGTTAAACTGAGCCAAAATGGCACGCAGTTTCAAAAGTCCGTGTGGAGCGCGCTTTTAGAGATCCCTTACGGCGAGGTCGTGACATACGGCGAGCTAGCTGCGGCTATCGGCAGACCGCACGCAAGTCGCGCAGTAGGCGGCGCAAACGGCAAAAACAAAATCCCTATCATCGTGCCGTGCCACCGCGTCGTAGCTTCGGGCGGGCTCGGAGGATACAGCGGCGCGGGCGGCGTAGCGACCAAAGCGTGGCTGCTAAACTTTGAAAGAGAAAGCCTAGCCAAATTCGGCAAGTAA
- the dapE gene encoding succinyl-diaminopimelate desuccinylase, producing MKPIEILKELIKFRSLTPSDDGAFNYVSMLLADFSEDRFELNGVTNAIFTKRFGQGPHLCFAGHIDVVPPGEGWASDPFKPVEAEGFLYGRGAQDMKSGIAAAICALAAAHDFKGTLSLLLTSDEEGDGIYGTREMLSKLREQGALPDFAVVAEPTCEVRFGDTIKIGRRGSINGVLTLTGIGGHAAYPDKCINPVHILAPVLVSLAGHDLDAGSDDFAPTKIVITDIRGGSQVVNVTPKDVRVMFNVRGGVGLGLKDVRDYVLRLFELDAKDALCSESESCGKLEMSCTAQLRAGASLHLALKSSSKPFLTKRSSIIVQKLSASVQRICGAAAELNTAGGTSDARYFAEFGVETAEFGVRNDTIHQINERVEISDVENLTKIFSDLIENFG from the coding sequence ATGAAACCGATTGAAATTCTAAAAGAGCTCATCAAATTCCGCTCGCTCACGCCTAGCGACGATGGAGCTTTTAACTACGTCTCGATGCTGCTGGCAGACTTTAGCGAGGATAGATTTGAGCTAAACGGCGTAACTAACGCGATTTTTACCAAACGCTTCGGACAGGGTCCGCATCTGTGCTTTGCCGGACACATCGACGTAGTCCCGCCGGGCGAGGGTTGGGCGAGCGATCCGTTTAAGCCGGTGGAAGCGGAGGGCTTTTTATACGGGCGCGGCGCGCAGGATATGAAAAGCGGCATCGCAGCGGCGATCTGCGCGCTAGCGGCGGCACACGATTTTAAGGGCACGCTGAGCCTACTGCTAACCAGCGATGAGGAGGGTGACGGCATCTACGGCACGCGCGAAATGCTTTCTAAATTGCGCGAGCAAGGTGCCCTACCCGACTTCGCAGTCGTTGCGGAGCCTACATGCGAAGTGCGCTTCGGAGATACCATTAAGATCGGCCGTCGCGGCTCGATTAACGGCGTACTCACACTCACGGGTATCGGCGGGCACGCAGCCTACCCAGATAAATGCATCAATCCTGTCCATATTTTAGCGCCGGTGCTTGTAAGTCTTGCGGGGCATGATCTGGATGCTGGTAGCGATGATTTCGCTCCAACCAAGATAGTCATCACCGACATTCGCGGCGGTTCGCAGGTAGTAAACGTAACGCCCAAGGACGTACGCGTGATGTTTAACGTCCGCGGCGGCGTAGGGCTGGGGCTAAAAGACGTGCGAGACTACGTACTGAGGTTATTTGAGCTAGATGCAAAAGACGCGCTGTGCAGCGAAAGCGAATCCTGCGGCAAGCTAGAAATGAGCTGCACCGCGCAGCTGCGAGCAGGCGCGTCGCTACACCTTGCGCTAAAAAGCTCCTCAAAGCCTTTTTTAACTAAGCGAAGCTCCATAATCGTGCAAAAACTAAGCGCTAGCGTGCAGCGGATCTGCGGCGCAGCAGCCGAGCTAAACACCGCAGGCGGCACGAGCGATGCGAGATACTTCGCGGAGTTTGGCGTGGAGACGGCGGAATTTGGCGTGCGAAACGACACGATCCATCAGATCAACGAACGAGTAGAGATTAGCGACGTCGAAAATTTAACTAAAATTTTTAGCGATCTGATAGAAAATTTTGGCTAA
- a CDS encoding LysE family translocator: MQPFVQGVLLGLGVSVPIGPVNVLIMSYALRSYTKALCLGLGAMSADMLYLALSALGISQLAKIPIVFTCISVFGACFLLYTAYAIWQGATRSVRPTSVEACSGAALYGEGFLINLLNPYVIMFWLSVSAGTARADFALALAGLASGILAWITLFPLAIYLARSKLPNIVVRAFAYISAFILVFFALKLLYAIIFAKI; this comes from the coding sequence ATGCAGCCATTCGTACAAGGGGTTTTGTTGGGGCTGGGCGTTAGCGTGCCGATCGGCCCGGTAAACGTGCTGATAATGTCCTACGCGCTGCGAAGCTACACCAAGGCGCTGTGCCTGGGCCTCGGCGCCATGAGCGCTGACATGCTCTATCTGGCGCTATCGGCGTTGGGCATATCGCAATTAGCCAAAATCCCGATCGTTTTTACCTGCATATCGGTATTTGGCGCATGCTTTTTGCTCTACACGGCGTACGCGATCTGGCAAGGCGCGACTCGCTCGGTGCGGCCTACAAGCGTCGAGGCTTGCTCGGGCGCGGCGCTTTACGGCGAAGGCTTTTTAATAAATTTACTAAATCCATACGTCATTATGTTTTGGCTCAGCGTATCTGCCGGCACCGCGCGAGCAGATTTCGCGCTTGCTCTTGCGGGGCTTGCAAGCGGAATTTTAGCTTGGATCACGCTTTTTCCGCTTGCGATATATCTAGCCCGCAGCAAGCTTCCAAACATTGTAGTGCGAGCATTTGCATATATCTCGGCGTTTATTTTGGTATTTTTTGCACTAAAGCTTTTATACGCTATAATTTTTGCTAAAATTTAA